In Leucobacter insecticola, one DNA window encodes the following:
- a CDS encoding aminotransferase class III-fold pyridoxal phosphate-dependent enzyme: MTEVTLSPAAPSTTSEQAIAQERRLVTEIPGPRSRELHERRKAVVPPGVHSVLPVYIDRAHDSIVVDVDGNHIIDVCGGIGVTTIGHTDDAVIQAAREQLGKVTHTLFTMTPYEPYVQVAEHLAQAIAGGEGYTTLLMNSGAEAVENGVKIARKYTGRPGVAVLEHAYHGRTMLTSTMNFKAAPYALGYGPRASDVYKAPNSYPLHDGLSGAEAAKRTINYLEKVAGAEDLACLVVEPIQGEGGFIVPADGYLPALAEWCRANGIVFIADEVQAGMARTGTMFSIEQFGVVPDIVLSAKGIAGGLPLAGITGRAEIMAKSQPGGLGGTFGGNPVSCAAAVAVFEQIKQRGLLAEAKRIEATFGAGLRELQEKYNVIAEVRGKGAMLAIEIVKPGTLEPAPEIVGRVIDEAAKRGVLLLSSGAYNQAIRFLPSLKMSDALIEDVLSVLDESFAEALG; the protein is encoded by the coding sequence ATGACTGAAGTGACCTTGAGCCCTGCAGCACCGTCCACCACGAGCGAGCAAGCGATCGCACAGGAGCGACGCCTGGTCACCGAGATCCCCGGTCCCCGCTCTCGCGAACTACATGAGCGCCGCAAGGCCGTCGTGCCGCCGGGCGTGCACAGCGTGCTCCCCGTCTACATTGATCGCGCACACGACTCGATCGTCGTCGATGTCGACGGCAACCACATTATTGATGTCTGCGGCGGGATCGGCGTCACGACGATCGGCCACACCGACGACGCCGTGATCCAGGCAGCGCGCGAACAGCTCGGCAAGGTCACACACACGCTCTTCACCATGACCCCCTACGAACCCTATGTGCAGGTCGCGGAGCATCTGGCGCAGGCCATTGCGGGCGGCGAAGGCTACACGACACTCCTCATGAATTCAGGCGCCGAAGCCGTAGAGAACGGCGTCAAGATCGCACGCAAGTACACGGGCCGCCCCGGTGTCGCCGTGCTCGAGCACGCCTATCACGGACGCACCATGCTCACCTCGACCATGAATTTCAAGGCTGCACCCTACGCGCTCGGCTACGGTCCGCGCGCGAGCGATGTTTACAAAGCACCCAATTCCTACCCGCTGCATGACGGACTGAGCGGCGCCGAGGCTGCCAAGCGAACCATCAACTACCTTGAAAAGGTTGCCGGGGCGGAGGATCTCGCCTGTCTCGTTGTCGAACCCATCCAGGGCGAGGGAGGGTTCATCGTTCCCGCTGACGGCTACCTCCCGGCGCTGGCCGAATGGTGCCGAGCGAACGGCATCGTGTTCATCGCCGATGAGGTGCAGGCTGGGATGGCGCGCACCGGCACGATGTTCTCGATCGAACAGTTCGGAGTCGTGCCGGATATCGTGCTCTCCGCGAAGGGCATTGCTGGCGGTCTCCCCCTGGCTGGCATCACCGGTCGCGCCGAGATCATGGCAAAGTCTCAGCCGGGAGGCCTCGGGGGCACCTTCGGTGGCAACCCAGTATCGTGCGCCGCGGCCGTCGCGGTCTTCGAACAGATCAAACAGCGCGGCCTGCTCGCCGAGGCGAAGCGCATCGAGGCAACCTTTGGCGCAGGCCTGCGTGAACTGCAGGAGAAGTACAACGTGATTGCCGAGGTACGCGGAAAGGGCGCGATGCTCGCGATCGAGATCGTGAAGCCAGGAACGCTCGAGCCCGCGCCGGAGATCGTGGGGCGCGTGATCGACGAGGCAGCCAAGCGTGGCGTGCTACTTCTCAGCTCCGGCGCCTACAACCAAGCGATCCGGTTCCTTCCCTCACTGAAGATGAGCGACGCGCTGATCGAAGATGTACTCTCGGTACTCGACGAGTCATTCGCCGAGGCCCTGGGCTAG
- a CDS encoding PP2C family protein-serine/threonine phosphatase yields MTARGENAVRRRLRYRENCELEIELSWFALTDVGRRRETNQDSYLTVPPVFAVADGMGGHSAGEIASAAVVRRLAELGGSNSVSEGDIDGVLSDAVDDIELDAGETELGAGTTVTGVIIGTDAEEPTWKVFNIGDSRVYQYFKGALSQITVDHSVVQHLIDTGAITAEEAEVHPHANVITRAVGFNEAPVPDYTSLALIPGQRILICSDGLTKELTDIGIQHFLATERTAEQAARKLVQQALDNAGRDNVTVVVIDVHAVGDVIDTGSVEAAGLTAEDYAT; encoded by the coding sequence AACTGCGAATTGGAGATTGAGCTCTCCTGGTTTGCGCTGACCGACGTTGGTCGGCGACGCGAGACCAATCAAGACAGCTACTTGACGGTGCCGCCGGTGTTCGCTGTCGCAGATGGCATGGGAGGGCACTCCGCGGGCGAGATTGCCTCTGCCGCCGTTGTTCGCCGTCTGGCTGAGCTTGGAGGCAGCAACTCGGTGTCTGAGGGTGACATCGACGGCGTGCTGAGCGATGCGGTAGACGACATCGAGCTTGATGCGGGTGAGACGGAACTCGGCGCCGGGACAACTGTCACTGGAGTCATCATTGGCACTGATGCTGAAGAACCGACCTGGAAAGTCTTCAACATCGGTGATTCCCGGGTCTACCAGTACTTCAAGGGTGCCCTGAGTCAGATCACCGTCGATCACTCGGTGGTGCAACACCTGATCGACACAGGTGCGATCACAGCGGAAGAGGCGGAGGTGCATCCGCACGCCAACGTGATCACCCGCGCCGTCGGCTTCAATGAGGCGCCGGTGCCCGATTACACCTCGCTTGCGTTGATCCCGGGACAGCGGATTCTGATCTGTTCAGACGGCCTCACCAAGGAGCTCACCGATATCGGGATCCAGCACTTCCTTGCGACAGAGCGCACCGCTGAGCAGGCGGCACGTAAGCTCGTGCAGCAGGCGCTCGATAACGCCGGGCGCGACAACGTCACCGTCGTAGTGATCGACGTTCACGCTGTGGGGGACGTGATCGACACCGGCAGTGTCGAGGCTGCCGGGCTGACCGCTGAGGACTACGCCACGTAG